The following are encoded in a window of Bradyrhizobium guangdongense genomic DNA:
- the trhA gene encoding PAQR family membrane homeostasis protein TrhA — protein sequence MTVFQLKQLASTSVHAAADAFGWNYDRAELIADGIIHGVGVLAGIIAATVLVVLAVVYADATDIVGVSIYVAGLMSMLVLSATYNLWPVSRAKWLLRRFDHSAIYLLIAATYTPFILEVKDSAFALVLLTGVWCVAILGIVLKLFYPGRFDRVSVGIYLAMGWSGVMLYDAVVRALPTLVLGFILAGGLLYSFGVIFHAWRRLRFQNAIWHGFVLAGAACHYTAVLDLVLS from the coding sequence ATGACCGTCTTCCAGTTGAAGCAACTTGCATCCACCTCCGTCCACGCCGCCGCCGACGCCTTCGGCTGGAATTACGATCGCGCCGAGCTGATTGCCGACGGCATCATCCACGGCGTCGGCGTGCTCGCCGGCATCATCGCGGCGACCGTGCTGGTGGTGCTGGCAGTCGTCTATGCCGATGCGACCGATATCGTCGGCGTCTCGATCTATGTCGCCGGGCTGATGTCGATGCTGGTGCTGTCGGCAACCTACAATCTCTGGCCGGTTTCGCGCGCCAAATGGCTGTTGCGCCGCTTCGATCATTCCGCGATCTACCTGTTGATCGCGGCGACCTACACGCCGTTCATCCTGGAGGTGAAGGACAGCGCGTTCGCGCTGGTGCTGCTCACCGGCGTCTGGTGCGTCGCTATCCTTGGTATCGTGCTGAAGCTGTTCTATCCGGGTCGGTTCGACCGCGTCTCGGTCGGCATCTATCTCGCCATGGGCTGGAGCGGTGTGATGCTTTACGATGCGGTGGTCAGGGCGCTGCCGACGCTGGTGCTCGGCTTCATCCTCGCCGGCGGCCTGCTCTACAGCTTTGGCGTGATCTTCCACGCCTGGCGGCGGCTGCGCTTCCAGAATGCGATCTGGCACGGCTTTGTCTTGGCCGGCGCGGCATGTCATTATACCGCGGTGCTCGACCTTGTGTTGAGCTAG
- a CDS encoding YcjX family protein — MAFSFQDMVEEARLSARALIDYGEHFFSPTVRLGVTGLSRAGKTVFITALIHGLTRGGRFPVFEAYASGRIARAHLAPQPDDAVPRFAYENHLRALVEERRWPSSTVDISELRLVIDYQRPNGADRTLTLDIVDYPGEWLLDLPLLQKSYEQWSAESLALSREVPRAHLAADWHAHLAMLKPEAHEDEQATLTAAKLFTQYLRACRDERFAMSLLPPGRFLMPGNLADTPALTFAPLDVPAGRQAPEGSLWAMMARRFEAYKDIVVRPFFRDHFARLDRQIVLADALSAFNAGPEALHDLEAALSGILDCFRIGRSTFLSSLFRPRIDRILFAATKADHLHHSSHDRLEAVLRRAVARAVARAEDTGAEIDVVALAAVRATREAQVAHGRDVLPSILGTPAAGESANGEFFDGNTEVATFPGDLPEDPEPLFDGTDAFRGLSTQAAEKSDFRFLRFRPPKLEREGTNEPTLPHIRLDRALQFLIGDKLA; from the coding sequence ATGGCATTCAGTTTTCAGGACATGGTCGAGGAGGCGCGGCTTTCGGCAAGGGCGCTGATCGACTATGGCGAGCACTTCTTCAGTCCGACGGTGCGGCTTGGTGTCACTGGCCTGTCGCGGGCCGGTAAGACCGTATTCATCACCGCGCTGATCCACGGGCTGACCCGCGGCGGCCGGTTTCCGGTGTTCGAAGCCTATGCCTCGGGCCGGATCGCGCGGGCGCATCTGGCGCCGCAGCCCGACGATGCCGTGCCGCGCTTTGCCTATGAGAACCATCTGCGCGCGCTGGTCGAGGAACGTCGCTGGCCGAGCTCGACGGTGGACATCAGCGAGCTGCGTCTCGTCATCGACTACCAGCGCCCGAACGGTGCCGACCGCACGTTGACGCTCGACATCGTCGACTATCCCGGCGAATGGCTGCTCGACCTGCCGCTGCTGCAAAAGAGCTACGAGCAATGGTCGGCCGAGAGCCTGGCGCTCTCGCGCGAGGTGCCGCGCGCGCACCTGGCCGCAGACTGGCACGCGCATCTGGCCATGCTCAAGCCCGAAGCGCACGAGGACGAGCAGGCGACGCTGACAGCCGCAAAGCTGTTCACCCAATATCTGCGCGCCTGCCGCGACGAACGCTTCGCGATGAGTCTCTTGCCGCCCGGCCGCTTCCTGATGCCCGGCAATCTCGCCGATACGCCGGCGCTGACCTTTGCGCCGCTCGACGTTCCCGCAGGCAGACAGGCGCCGGAGGGATCGCTGTGGGCGATGATGGCGCGTCGATTTGAGGCTTACAAAGATATCGTGGTGCGACCGTTCTTCCGCGATCATTTCGCGCGGCTCGACCGCCAGATCGTGCTGGCCGATGCCCTCTCCGCGTTCAACGCGGGACCCGAGGCGCTGCACGATCTCGAAGCGGCACTATCGGGCATTCTCGATTGCTTCCGCATCGGCCGCAGCACGTTTCTCTCCAGCCTGTTCCGGCCGCGAATCGACCGTATCCTGTTCGCGGCAACGAAAGCGGATCATCTGCATCATTCCAGTCACGACCGCCTCGAGGCCGTGCTGCGCCGCGCCGTCGCTCGCGCTGTCGCACGTGCCGAAGATACCGGCGCCGAGATCGACGTGGTGGCGCTCGCCGCGGTCCGCGCCACGCGCGAGGCCCAGGTTGCGCATGGCCGCGACGTCTTGCCCTCGATCCTGGGTACGCCCGCGGCGGGCGAAAGCGCGAACGGCGAGTTCTTTGACGGCAACACCGAGGTCGCGACGTTTCCGGGCGATCTGCCTGAGGATCCCGAGCCCCTCTTTGATGGGACGGACGCGTTCCGCGGATTGTCGACGCAAGCCGCCGAGAAGAGCGACTTCCGCTTCCTGCGCTTCCGTCCGCCAAAGCTCGAACGCGAAGGAACGAACGAGCCCACGCTGCCGCACATCCGCCTCGACCGTGCTCTGCAGTTCCTGATCGGAGACAAGCTCGCATGA
- a CDS encoding YcjF family protein: MNDRSKPRRPATFRLDNPDVVVTEADETSRLSRATVQITPEPDPASLPVPIETALPVRRGFPWGALFWSGVAGLTLLGTGLGVVRLIEDLFARSESLGFVGVALAFVTTLALAVVIGREAFGLARLATIEKLHRRAAEVLLTDDRKESRDIVKDLIAIAHQNPRLARARAALESHTGEIIDGADMIRLAERELMSPLDEEARRLVSSAAQRVSIVTAVSPRALFDVLFVFVASLRLIRQLARLYGGRPGALGMIRLLRHVIAHLAITGGLAASDSLVQQMLGHGIAAKLSQRLGEGMLNGLLTARLGLAAIDVTRPLPFAALPPPKLSDLATDLLRRKEDEE; the protein is encoded by the coding sequence ATGAACGACCGATCGAAGCCACGGCGGCCGGCGACGTTCCGGCTCGACAATCCCGATGTCGTCGTGACCGAGGCCGACGAGACCAGCCGGCTCAGTCGCGCCACCGTCCAGATCACGCCGGAGCCAGATCCGGCCAGCTTGCCGGTGCCCATTGAAACCGCGCTTCCCGTGCGGCGCGGCTTTCCCTGGGGCGCGCTGTTCTGGTCGGGCGTCGCCGGCCTGACGCTGCTCGGCACCGGGCTCGGCGTGGTCAGGCTGATCGAGGATCTTTTTGCGCGCAGCGAGAGCCTCGGCTTCGTCGGCGTTGCGCTCGCCTTCGTCACCACGCTTGCGCTCGCGGTGGTGATCGGCCGCGAGGCGTTCGGCCTTGCGCGGCTTGCGACGATCGAGAAACTGCATCGGCGTGCCGCCGAGGTGCTCTTGACCGACGATCGCAAGGAGAGCCGCGACATCGTCAAGGACCTGATCGCGATCGCGCACCAGAACCCGCGGCTTGCGCGCGCCCGTGCCGCGCTGGAAAGCCACACCGGCGAGATCATCGACGGCGCCGACATGATCCGGCTCGCCGAGCGCGAATTGATGTCGCCGCTTGATGAGGAGGCGCGGCGGCTGGTGTCCTCGGCCGCGCAGCGAGTCTCGATCGTCACGGCGGTGTCGCCGCGCGCACTGTTCGACGTGCTGTTCGTGTTCGTGGCCTCGCTGCGGCTGATCCGCCAGCTCGCCCGGCTCTATGGCGGCCGCCCCGGCGCGCTCGGCATGATCCGGCTGCTCCGCCACGTCATCGCCCATCTCGCCATCACCGGCGGCCTCGCCGCCAGCGACAGCCTGGTGCAGCAGATGCTCGGGCATGGGATTGCGGCAAAGCTGTCGCAGCGGCTGGGCGAAGGCATGTTGAACGGACTGCTGACAGCGCGGCTCGGGTTGGCGGCGATCGACGTCACCAGGCCGTTGCCATTCGCCGCGCTGCCGCCGCCGAAACTGTCAGACCTCGCGACGGATTTGTTGCGCAGGAAAGAGGACGAGGAGTAG
- a CDS encoding glycosyltransferase family 39 protein — protein MTVLRIVYASAIELRTDEAYYWTWSKEAALSFLDHPPGIAWLIRFGTAIFGDTVLGVRFGGIVAMLVMQLLLADMVRRLTHDVRAIVVAVLMPEAALYYGLLMAKVAPDVAMIPFAVAMMWSLVRLAQSGDGRWWLAAGLFAGLSLLSKFTAIMFAPAVAAFLLVPDWRWRWLRSPYPYLAVLIAIAVFSPVLIWNAQHDWASFRFQGVRATANYGISLRTVGDYIGLQLGLVGFVMLPVVLSGLVLTAWRGTRSREPVAILLSTAVLVPFVYFFLKSFTLRVGDTWPMFMWPVGFAAAAVNLTMLPGEGWSARMIRSSIFWAETALVSGIAFVVIVFLYYAAAPWNLLGKMDPIGAEAGYEQVAARAQAALDETGATWIATTDYRTYAMMRWLFRGRVPVVEINERGRFQDFHDPGMDRIRGHVGLYVGRQPDDHSPLWETIPATRTPVGQVERRWRGVLIDTYTLDKLTGWTPQLSPPKDSPLFQWRVLAGQFEVRPLA, from the coding sequence ATGACGGTGCTGCGCATCGTCTACGCCTCCGCGATCGAGCTGCGCACCGACGAAGCCTATTACTGGACCTGGTCGAAAGAGGCGGCATTGAGCTTCCTCGATCATCCGCCCGGCATTGCCTGGCTGATCCGCTTCGGCACCGCGATCTTCGGCGACACCGTGCTCGGCGTCCGCTTCGGCGGCATTGTCGCGATGCTGGTGATGCAGCTGCTGCTCGCCGATATGGTCCGCCGCCTCACCCATGACGTGCGCGCGATCGTGGTGGCGGTGCTGATGCCCGAGGCCGCGCTCTATTACGGCCTGCTGATGGCCAAGGTCGCGCCCGATGTTGCCATGATCCCGTTTGCGGTAGCGATGATGTGGTCCCTGGTGCGGCTTGCTCAGAGCGGGGACGGCCGCTGGTGGCTCGCCGCTGGCCTGTTCGCAGGACTCTCGCTGCTGTCGAAATTCACTGCCATCATGTTCGCGCCGGCGGTTGCTGCGTTCCTGCTGGTGCCGGATTGGCGCTGGCGCTGGCTGCGCAGTCCCTATCCTTATCTGGCGGTGCTGATCGCGATCGCCGTGTTTTCGCCGGTGCTGATCTGGAATGCGCAGCACGACTGGGCCTCGTTCCGCTTCCAGGGCGTGCGCGCCACCGCCAATTACGGCATCTCGCTGCGAACCGTCGGCGACTACATCGGCCTGCAACTCGGCCTCGTCGGTTTCGTCATGCTGCCGGTGGTGCTGTCGGGCCTCGTCCTGACGGCATGGCGCGGCACTCGCTCCCGCGAGCCGGTGGCGATCCTGCTCTCGACCGCGGTGCTGGTGCCGTTCGTCTACTTCTTTCTCAAGTCGTTTACACTCAGGGTCGGTGACACCTGGCCGATGTTCATGTGGCCGGTCGGTTTTGCCGCTGCCGCGGTGAATCTAACGATGCTGCCTGGAGAAGGTTGGTCGGCACGGATGATCCGCTCGAGCATCTTTTGGGCGGAAACGGCGCTGGTGTCCGGGATCGCCTTCGTCGTAATCGTGTTCCTTTATTACGCCGCCGCGCCCTGGAACTTGCTCGGCAAGATGGATCCGATCGGCGCGGAGGCCGGCTACGAGCAGGTCGCCGCACGCGCCCAGGCCGCGCTCGACGAGACCGGCGCGACCTGGATCGCGACCACGGATTATCGCACCTATGCCATGATGCGCTGGCTGTTCCGCGGCCGCGTTCCCGTAGTCGAGATCAACGAGCGCGGCCGCTTCCAGGATTTCCATGATCCTGGCATGGACAGGATCAGGGGACACGTAGGACTCTATGTCGGTCGCCAACCCGATGATCATTCACCTCTGTGGGAGACAATCCCCGCGACGCGCACGCCAGTGGGGCAAGTCGAACGCCGCTGGCGTGGAGTCCTGATCGATACCTATACGCTCGACAAGCTCACCGGATGGACCCCGCAGCTCTCGCCGCCAAAGGACTCGCCGCTGTTCCAGTGGCGCGTGCTGGCGGGGCAGTTTGAGGTTCGTCCGCTCGCCTAG
- a CDS encoding adenylate/guanylate cyclase domain-containing protein, with protein sequence MARTVLLRLPELVRSTSARQVRLVCGIILFAYVVSHFLNHALGNISVDAMQAGVYYHVAFWQFLPVAIVFYTAALTHMGLGVYALYQRRQFRWRTIEPLQLLLGLSIPALVMAHVIGIRLGQMLYGHEKLYPQELYLFFVVAPARLWTMTILLIVAWVHGCIGIYFWLRLKPFFTRAAPYLLAAAVLIPTLALLGIYQGGRSVAADSEDGDWRKQNYTQREVGTFAQADTLDRITGALTISYIGLLGLALLGRGVRGWRERRGGMIALSYGNGKTVRVPKGLSVLEASLRHNVPHASVCGGRARCSTCRIRIIGDHGALPEPSQREAFVLARVGTADPSIRLACQLRPDCDLSFFQLFMPQMLSANAQASSPARIGQERYLVSLFVDMRGSTQLAEKRLPFDTVFIVNRFLGAVSQAVIENGGQPNQFVGDGMLALFGLTTDPHTACRQALKAVAGIATHVDELNELLSHDLRQPIRFGIGVHGGEVIIGDIGYRDHIVFTALGDAVNVAARLQDMTKTLQCEAIVSEEVRRTAGLHDDALPKQEVAIRGRDEPMVVRVVADTRTLSALIAGGERVAA encoded by the coding sequence ATGGCCAGGACCGTCCTTTTGCGATTGCCCGAACTCGTCCGCTCCACCAGCGCGCGGCAGGTCCGGCTGGTCTGCGGAATTATCCTGTTCGCCTATGTGGTCAGCCATTTCCTCAACCACGCGCTCGGCAATATCTCGGTCGATGCGATGCAGGCCGGGGTCTATTACCACGTCGCGTTCTGGCAGTTCCTCCCGGTCGCGATCGTGTTCTACACCGCCGCCCTCACCCATATGGGTCTCGGCGTCTACGCGCTTTACCAGCGCCGCCAGTTCCGCTGGCGGACGATCGAGCCGCTGCAGCTCTTGCTGGGGCTGAGCATCCCCGCGCTGGTGATGGCCCATGTGATCGGCATCCGGCTCGGCCAGATGCTGTACGGGCACGAGAAGCTGTATCCGCAGGAGCTTTATCTCTTTTTCGTCGTGGCGCCCGCCCGGCTCTGGACCATGACGATCCTGCTGATCGTCGCCTGGGTGCACGGCTGCATCGGCATCTATTTCTGGCTTCGGCTGAAACCGTTCTTCACCCGCGCGGCGCCCTATTTGCTGGCGGCCGCCGTACTGATTCCAACGCTGGCGCTGCTCGGCATCTACCAGGGCGGCCGCAGCGTCGCTGCCGACAGCGAAGACGGAGACTGGCGCAAGCAAAATTACACGCAGCGCGAGGTCGGCACGTTCGCCCAGGCCGACACGCTCGACCGCATCACCGGCGCGCTCACCATCAGCTATATCGGGCTACTCGGCCTGGCGCTGCTCGGACGCGGCGTGCGCGGCTGGCGCGAGCGGCGCGGCGGCATGATCGCGCTGTCCTATGGCAACGGCAAGACGGTGCGCGTGCCCAAGGGGCTCTCCGTGCTGGAGGCGAGCCTGCGCCACAACGTGCCGCATGCCAGCGTCTGCGGCGGCCGCGCCCGCTGCTCGACCTGCCGCATCCGCATCATCGGCGACCACGGCGCCCTGCCCGAGCCATCGCAGCGCGAAGCTTTCGTGCTGGCCCGCGTCGGCACCGCCGATCCCTCGATCCGGCTGGCCTGCCAGCTGCGGCCGGATTGCGATCTCTCCTTCTTCCAGCTGTTCATGCCACAGATGCTGTCGGCGAACGCACAGGCGTCGTCGCCCGCGAGGATCGGCCAGGAGCGCTATCTCGTCAGCCTGTTCGTCGACATGCGCGGCTCGACGCAGCTTGCCGAGAAGCGTTTGCCGTTCGACACCGTCTTCATCGTCAATCGTTTCCTCGGCGCGGTGTCGCAGGCGGTGATCGAGAATGGCGGTCAGCCGAACCAGTTCGTCGGCGACGGCATGTTGGCCCTGTTCGGCCTCACGACCGATCCGCACACTGCGTGCCGGCAGGCTCTGAAGGCGGTGGCGGGCATCGCAACCCATGTGGACGAGCTCAACGAATTGCTGAGCCACGATCTGCGCCAGCCGATCCGCTTCGGCATCGGCGTCCATGGCGGCGAGGTCATCATCGGCGACATCGGCTATCGCGACCACATCGTCTTCACGGCGCTTGGCGATGCCGTCAACGTCGCAGCCCGGCTTCAGGACATGACCAAAACGCTTCAGTGCGAGGCGATCGTCTCCGAGGAGGTCCGCCGCACCGCCGGCCTTCACGACGATGCGCTACCGAAGCAGGAGGTCGCGATCCGCGGCCGCGACGAGCCGATGGTGGTGCGCGTCGTTGCAGATACCAGGACATTGTCCGCCCTCATCGCCGGCGGCGAGCGCGTCGCGGCGTAA
- a CDS encoding molybdopterin-dependent oxidoreductase → MFDRRDLLKGAGLAAMAATLNSTKALALETVTLPFGNGERPLVKYPQKRPMIGLTSRPPQLETPFAIFNDGPITPNNAFFVRYHLAGLPYDLDPDKFTLEVKGKVDKPLKLSLKDIKKMKATEIVAVTQCSGNSRGFFEPRVAGGQLANGAMGNARWRGVSLKTVLDMAGVQAGAKQVVFGGMDGPVIDKTPDFAKALDLAHAADGEVMLAYGMNGEDLPFLNGFPLRLVVPGYYGTYWVKHLNEITVIDGVYDGFWMKSAYRIPDTPDNSVEPGTTPKATIPINRFTIRSFITNVPDGAKLKAGRTTLRGIAFDGGKGIKDVSVSTDGGKTWASARLGKDLGNYSFREWKLPVKLAAGEVELKVRATSNSGETQPDTPRWNPAGYLRNVVETVRVNVA, encoded by the coding sequence ATGTTCGACCGACGCGACCTGCTCAAAGGAGCGGGCCTTGCCGCCATGGCGGCCACACTGAATTCCACCAAGGCCCTGGCACTCGAGACCGTGACGCTGCCGTTCGGCAATGGCGAGCGGCCACTGGTGAAATATCCGCAGAAGCGGCCGATGATCGGGCTCACCAGCCGTCCGCCGCAGCTCGAGACGCCGTTTGCAATCTTCAACGACGGCCCGATCACGCCGAACAACGCGTTCTTCGTGCGCTATCACCTCGCCGGCCTGCCCTACGATCTCGACCCCGATAAGTTCACGCTCGAGGTCAAGGGCAAGGTCGACAAGCCGCTCAAACTGTCGCTGAAGGACATCAAGAAGATGAAGGCGACCGAGATCGTCGCCGTCACGCAATGTTCCGGCAACAGCCGCGGCTTCTTCGAGCCGCGGGTCGCCGGTGGCCAGCTCGCCAATGGCGCGATGGGCAATGCGCGCTGGCGCGGCGTGTCGCTCAAGACCGTGCTCGACATGGCGGGCGTGCAGGCCGGCGCCAAGCAGGTCGTCTTCGGCGGCATGGACGGTCCGGTCATCGACAAGACGCCTGACTTCGCCAAGGCGCTGGATCTCGCCCACGCCGCCGATGGCGAGGTGATGCTGGCCTATGGCATGAACGGCGAGGATCTGCCGTTCCTCAACGGCTTCCCGCTGCGCCTGGTCGTACCAGGTTATTACGGCACCTACTGGGTCAAACACCTCAACGAGATCACCGTCATCGACGGCGTCTATGACGGCTTCTGGATGAAGTCGGCCTACCGGATTCCTGACACCCCGGACAATTCGGTCGAGCCCGGCACGACACCGAAAGCGACGATCCCGATCAACCGCTTCACCATCCGCTCCTTCATCACCAACGTGCCTGATGGCGCCAAGCTGAAGGCCGGACGGACGACGCTGCGTGGCATCGCCTTCGACGGCGGCAAGGGCATCAAAGACGTCTCGGTCTCCACCGACGGCGGCAAGACCTGGGCCTCGGCCAGGCTCGGCAAGGACCTCGGCAATTACTCGTTCCGGGAATGGAAGCTACCGGTGAAGCTTGCGGCTGGAGAGGTCGAGCTCAAGGTGCGCGCCACCAGCAATTCCGGAGAGACACAGCCGGACACGCCGCGCTGGAACCCTGCGGGCTATTTGCGCAACGTCGTCGAAACCGTCCGCGTCAACGTGGCCTGA
- a CDS encoding cytochrome c yields MQRTVLSAIALAAAALVGSAIAAPINYKTPDETAAFRPGPNLEVVQGNCAACHSSDYIATQPPMKDKKAFWQAEVTKMIKVYGAPIAEGDVGKIVDYLAATY; encoded by the coding sequence ATGCAGCGCACCGTTCTCAGCGCCATCGCGCTCGCCGCCGCCGCATTGGTCGGGTCGGCCATCGCCGCCCCGATCAATTACAAGACACCGGATGAGACCGCAGCCTTCAGGCCCGGGCCAAATCTCGAAGTGGTGCAGGGCAATTGCGCCGCCTGCCATTCGTCCGACTACATCGCGACCCAGCCGCCGATGAAGGACAAGAAAGCCTTCTGGCAGGCCGAGGTGACCAAGATGATCAAGGTCTACGGCGCGCCGATCGCCGAGGGCGACGTCGGCAAGATCGTCGACTATCTGGCCGCGACTTATTGA
- a CDS encoding cold-shock protein has product MPKGTVKWFNPTKGYGFIQPASGGKDVFVHISAVQKAGLSSLNEGQTVEYEEIANRGKTSAENLKV; this is encoded by the coding sequence ATGCCCAAAGGTACGGTCAAGTGGTTCAACCCGACGAAGGGTTATGGATTTATCCAGCCTGCGTCGGGCGGCAAGGATGTGTTCGTGCATATCTCGGCAGTGCAGAAAGCCGGCCTGTCCTCGCTCAACGAGGGACAGACGGTTGAATATGAAGAGATCGCAAACCGGGGCAAGACGTCCGCAGAGAACCTCAAAGTATAA
- a CDS encoding Lrp/AsnC ligand binding domain-containing protein: MDLDRIDRKILAILQEDGRIANVELAERIGLSPTSIGERLKRLQREGFVEGYGARLNPHRLGLGLLVFVEVLLDKTTPDNFERFARAVKLAPEVLECHMVAGGFDYLVKARLADMTAYRRFLGETLLSMPGVRETRTYAVMEEIKRDAPLPVG; encoded by the coding sequence ATGGATCTCGATCGCATTGACCGGAAAATCCTCGCCATTTTGCAGGAGGATGGGCGAATCGCCAATGTCGAGCTCGCCGAGCGCATCGGCCTGTCGCCGACGTCAATCGGCGAGCGGCTGAAGCGGTTGCAGCGCGAGGGCTTTGTCGAAGGCTATGGCGCGCGCCTCAATCCGCACCGGCTCGGGCTAGGCTTGCTCGTGTTCGTCGAGGTGCTGCTCGACAAGACCACGCCCGACAATTTCGAGCGCTTTGCGCGCGCGGTGAAGCTCGCGCCCGAAGTGCTGGAGTGTCACATGGTTGCAGGCGGCTTCGACTATCTGGTGAAGGCGCGGCTGGCGGACATGACCGCGTATCGGCGCTTCCTCGGCGAGACCCTGCTGTCGATGCCGGGCGTGCGCGAGACGCGCACCTATGCGGTGATGGAGGAGATCAAGCGCGACGCACCGTTGCCGGTGGGCTGA